A segment of the Trifolium pratense cultivar HEN17-A07 linkage group LG7, ARS_RC_1.1, whole genome shotgun sequence genome:
CTCTCGGATAAAATGAATATCAAGCTCCAGATGCTTGGTGCGCGCATGTAGAACCGAATTGTGAGCAATCATAACTGCATTGACATTGTCACATAAGAGCACAGGAGTGTGACAGGTATCTTGAGCTCGACAAGGAGAGATTGAATCCAAAAAATGTCAGAGGTGGTGTGAGCCAATCCACGATACTCAGCCTCATCAATGGATCTGGCTACCAAAGGTTGCTTTTTAGCACTCCAAGAGACCAAGTTAGGACTAAAGAAAATACAAGACCCAGAGGTAGACCGTCGGTCACCCAAGTCACTAGCCCAATCTGAGTCATTATATGCACAAATAGAAAATTTGGAAACTGCTTTTGAAGGTTGCAGTAGCAGGCCTTGAAGACAAGTACTCAGTAGATAACGCAAAATGCGTTTGACAGCTTGCCAATGAGACAGAAGCGGGGTGGCCAGAAATTGACATACCTTATTAACGTAAAATACAATCTCAGTTTTGATGAGGATAACATACTGCAGAGCTCCCACAATGGAACGATATTCGGTGGCATCGGGTAGAGTATCAGTACCAAACTTGGAGAGTTTGAGACTACTTACCATAGGAGTGGTAATGCCCTTTGCTTCAGCCATGTTTGCGCGATGAAGTAAGTCTCGAATATACTTGGACTATGTAAGGAGCAGGT
Coding sequences within it:
- the LOC123895956 gene encoding uncharacterized mitochondrial protein AtMg00810-like — encoded protein: MAEAKGITTPMVSSLKLSKFGTDTLPDATEYRSIVGALQYVILIKTEIVFYVNKVCQFLATPLLSHWQAVKRILRYLLSTCLQGLLLQPSKAVSKFSICAYNDSDWASDLGDRRSTSGSCIFFSPNLVSWSAKKQPLVARSIDEAEYRGLAHTTSDIFWIQSLLVELKIPVTLLCSYVTMSMQL